ATTTTATGAAGACTCCAATTTGTTTTCTACAGTGGCCCTAATTTACctgccttccaacagcagggttTCCATTTCTCCAGATTCTTTGAGGCATTTGCTGCTCTCTGTATTTGGGATTTTACGCAATTTGAGCGGGGTGAAATGATAACTAATTGaagatttgatttgcatttccctgatgacttgAATACTTCTTCATATGTTTGTTCAGGGCCTTTTGCATTTCTTTATTCAAGAATTATTTATGGAGGGTCTTTACCCAAATCATAACTGAATTACTGTTActtttattaacttttaaaaattataaaacaatgaataaatacTTGAGCACAAAGGCAAACATTAAAATGTCTTTTCTATATCAGATTTGAGTGTCCTATTGCTTAATTTAGAATGTGTGAGTAcactctttatttttaatattattataatGGAAATATATTAAATGGAAACACATTGGGATGGCTTACTATAATCTTGTTTCCAGATGTTTTGAAGCGTttcattcatttctaattttaatagTTAATAAATTATTATAATCATGGTTGTAATAAAACCTGGCAGACAGCATCAGTGCACAAAGTCCCAGTGTTGGCTCCAAGATATGATTTTGAGCAAACTTCTCTGAGCACTGGGCTCATCTATGAACTGGGACTAGGGGTTCCCCCAAGTCCTCTATCCTTTCTTGGGGAGCACAGGGGATGACAAAGAAATTCTGTAGATGGAGCTGTGCACAGTACTGCACCTAGGAATGAGGGCAACAACATGCACATGTCTCCATACTGTTGTGTGAAGTGGATTAACCCAGTTTATGACATCAAAACATTTTAACAATACAGGGGATTCCTCCAGCCTCCCACCAACTAAGGAAATGTTGCCTTTAAATATCAATAGCTTACATCATTTTGTGCTTTGCTGATTAACCATAAAATGTCACAATGTGACTTATGCCAGATTGATGGAAAAACAGTGTTATCAGTCAGCAACAGGAACCATTAAACCAATTTCGAATTTCATGAGTAACTTGAACCACATGAGTGCTAGACTAAAAAGATATCAAAAAGTAGAATGTGACTCTTTCAAGGTTCACTGGAAAATGTTTAAACATTCATAAAACAACATAAATCAAGATAACATTATTTTAGtagaaaatgttctgaaatctATGTAAGTCTTTTCATAGTATGGctttttcatgtactttttaaTGAACCCTCACATACCAGAATGCAAATTTACCTTTGTATCTTTCTTTTACTGTGTCTATGTAAGATTCTAACATACAGTTTGTGGCCATAGATATATAATGGTAAAAATGTGTatggatgtatgtgtgtgcttcAGGTCTCtgttattatataaaaataagaataattgaAGCAATaactgtgttttgttgttttatttaaaaagtgctttCTGTTGAGCCCTGGCCATAACCAAcaaatattctttcaaaatttataATTAGAATATTTACCATGCAAATCATAGTAGGAATTAAATGTATAAAATGCATGACTTACAGTCAATGGTGTTCTCTTTTTAATGTATGAGCACCCATTAAATTTCActctttaaaaaggtttatttatttttattggaaatgcagatttacagagaaggagaggcagaaagatcttccatccactggttcactctccaagtgccacaacaaccggagctgagcagatctgaaaccaggagccagtagcttcatccaggtctcccatgctgatgcaggaccccaaggctttgggccatcctctactgcttccctggGTCACTGGCAGGTTGCTGTATAGAAAGAGGAGCATCCAGAACATAAACTtgttctcatatgggatccagccaTTTGCAAGACAAGGGTTCAGCCACTAAGCTGTTTTGCGAGGCCCCAGTAAAATCTTTGTGtatgggtgtgtgcatgtgtgtgtacatgtacacaCGGAGGCAATGTGAAAAAGAATGGATAATGAAAGTCAATGAAGGTTTGAATCTGAAGAAGTAAGGAAATTTCTAGTTAAAATTGTCTTTTGCTTCCCAATGTTTTCCGCTTTATCCAGAGTCCACTAATTGTATTCATTCCAAACTAATGCTAAGAACAACAGCAATTTGCTAAGAGAAAAATTACACTAAGCAAATGAAGCATACActcaaaaatgtttctttctgtccCAAAGCAGGAGGAACACTGTGTGTAATCACCCGGAAAGTCCAAGTGTTCACGCTGATTTAAAACACTCCTTTCTGTCACACAGACACAACTAAATAAACTGACTTTAAAAGGCTACAATTATTCTGTGCTGTGAGTGTATAGCCCATGACTTGGTTCCAAGGAAGTCCGAATGGATACAGAGTAACTGTATGACTCTAACTTCTGCAAAGTCACCTCTGATAAGACTAGTCGTGTATCTTTGACTTTTACTACCTGagtctgtgtcttttctttggaatatttttttccaaaatgccaTGGAAGAATGTGATCAATtttcgggatgatactctgcgggctctgccttcaaaccagagagggtcttcctaagaagccactgaacttatctggacaataagatgctggactctatgtttggtatatgcttgcaatgagggaatctcaactgatcttgaactgtggttatgcaacaaggtggaggaatccaccatgggagagtttggggaggggtagggagaatcccagtacctatgaaactgcgtcacataatacaatgtaattaatgaataaattaaaaaaaaaaagaatgtgatcaattttaaatcttttttttaaaagtaagacaAATTTCCATTATATTCTAGGAttcatcaaatgaaaaaaatagtgaAGTAATCACTCATTGGGCTACCTCAAGTAATAATACTTTACAAAGAAATGGACATCTACAAAGGCTACCACATAATTCAGATAAATTTACATACTGTTGCacaatcttctttaaaaaaatttttttcagaatcacTAAGTAAAAGAATGAACAACAAATATCCAATCAATATTTTTATATCAGTAGGACTTACTAACAATCAAGTATAATGATTTTGAAATCATGAGTTAGGATATGCATACATActtgaacaaaatcaacaaagcaTTTCTGCATTTTACACAATCTAAACACAGAATTTTTGTAAATAGTGAAGCAGCAAATGTCactacaattatttttaaacaatgctCTGCTTGTCCCCTGACAAATCAAAGACATTTAGAGtagctttttcttattttctccaaAGAAAGACTACTCAACATATGAAAAAGAACATCATAACCATTTAATTCATTCTCCAATAGTTGTCATTGATATTCCAGTTATAATTTGAAGGTTTTCTATAACTTGTAATCCGCATGAGAGTAGTCAAAGCAGGTATGACGTATGTGTGCTTGAGTCCTAGAATTCTTTGGGTTTAGATTTTTGTAACATTAAATACTTTAAGCTTTCATTCTcttcagagaaatatttttatgtctACAGTAATTTTAGAAAGTTTTAGGAAGATAAATTGgctttcttcttcctgtcattATAAATCCAAAattctttccaattttattttaaagtaccactcattatttcttttaagtgtttattaatttatttatttaactgattacttacttatttaaagggcagagttgcaaagagagagggagaaactcaGACATATCTTTTAACTGCTAGTTCATTTTCCAGTGATCACAAAGACCAAACCTAGACGCTTTCAAAGACAGAATCATAGAATTTCATCCTGAACTGCACGTGGGTGTCTGCACTCAGGTATTTGGAACaacttttgttctttttccaaagtacattagcaaagagctgaattagaagtgggggATCTGGAGCTTAAACGAAAGGATTTATAAACCATGACAAATAATCACTGTTTTCTACAAAAAAGAGTCTGAATTTAGGTGGTAATGTGATTCCAACCTTCTAGGGCCCCCTGGCAGACCTCAGATTCTTCACCTGGGAGCATCTAATGAGTCCTGCTTTGAGGACATGTTACTGGAGTCTTTTCACTCCCACATCCTGTTCACCAAATTAAAAGACACTAAACCCATACAAGGCTCTGAGCTCATTAGTGCGAAAGGACTTGTCTGTTCCAACAGAAAGACTACCACGTTGctttcctaaacaaaaataaagcaacatcTATTGAAGCGAAATTTAGGAATAGAGCACCACCAACTTTAAAAGAggaaacattttttcatgttcatttttattgaatcaaaataataaaatgaagtagacaaaaacagtactaagaacATCATACTTGCGATCAAGAATCCGTAATATATTCAAGGTTTTTTTTCATTAAGACATTAAGTAGATCATTCACCTTTATGAGCACTGCtgccctcccttgctgctgcccTCCCTTATAGTGAAAAGATGGTCATAATTGGAAATGTGCTTGTTGAGGTGTGTAAGGAAAATATGAAACCTTTGCGCACATAGGCTTAAGCACACTGGACAGAGATACCGTGGGTTCAGTTTGATCATCTTTGTGGAGCATCTGCTCTGGCCTGTGAGAATGTACACTAGTGCCCGGGGGAGCAGGCACAGAGCACAACATCAGATTCGGCCCAGCTTTGAGAACAGCTAATAAGTGGAAGGTGAGAAACCATCACCACAGTGCCAAAGCTATTTTACCAACCCATGCGTCTTTCACGAAGAGAAACCAAAGAAACTCTTCTATAACAAtggaataaaactgaaatatttgtgcACAACATGCTAAACACAAAGTGCTGAATGTGGAAAGACGAAAACTTAACATAAAGAAATTCAAATAGGTTCATAGAAGACACAAATTTCCTTTGCCATTCTAAACAAAAATGGGACTAGAACATAGCAGTTTTCATGACAAACCTACAATCAAGCTTATGTACTTCCTTGTATTTTAGTATACTTTAAAACTAATACAATTACTTATCAAGTCCATTTTTAAACTTGTGAATCttttaatacaaaaaataaagctaacattggaaaggaacagaacagaaattccAACACTAAAATGTGATCAGTAAAATGCATAGactttgagggcccggcggtgtggccaagcggctaaagtcctcgccttgaacacgccgggaccctatgtgggcgccggttctaatcccagcagctccacttcccatccagctccctgcttgtggcctgggaaaccagtctaggacggcccaaagctttgtaaccctgcacccgcctgggagacctggaagaggttcctggttcccggcatcggatcggcgcgcacttgcccgttgcggctcacttggggagtgattcatcagacggaagaacttcctctctatctctcctcctctctgtatatccagctttccaataaaaatgaataaacttttaaaaaaatgcatagacATTGCCTGCTCGGTAACTCCATTAAAAAACACACATGATAGTTTATCAAAATTTTATTCTAAGCAGAGTTTTTCTCAAAGCAAGTTTAACATCTTGGTTCCTCAAACTGTAAACCAAGGGATTCATCATAGGAACCACATTTGtataaaacacagaagaaatttttttttcagccataGTTTCAGCAGAGGAGGGCTGGAAATACATAATTGCACCTGatccaaaaaacaaacacacagcaaTTATGTGGGAACTGCAGGTGCTGAAGGCTTTGGATCTGCCCTTGGCAGAGCTGACCTGGAGGATATTCGAGAGAACAGAGCTATAGGAGATGAAGATGGTGAGGCTAGGTACAGTGAAGTTGACTGCACCCAATATAAAAACCAAGAGTTCATTGACATAGGTGCTGGTGCAGGAGAGCTGCAGCACCGGGAGGAGGTCACAGAAATAGTGGTTGATGGTGTTTGCATCACAGAAGGTCAGTCTCAGCATGCAGCCAGTATGAGCCATGGCTCCAGAAAAGGCCATCAAGTATGAACCAAGCATAAGACTCCAACACACTTTAGGGGACATGATTACATTGTACAATAGTGGTttgcagatggccacatagcgatCATAGGCCATTGATGTCAACACATAACACTCAGAAATGACAAGGAGcatgaaaaaaaagaactgtacaATACATGCCATGTATGATATGATATTTTTCTCTGATAGGAAGTTCATCAGCATTTTAGGTGTGAAGACAGAAGAATAGCAGAGATCCACTAAGGACAAATTgaagaggaagaagtacatgggggtgTGAAGGTGTGAGTTCAGCCCAATTAGAGTCACCAAGCTCAAATTTCCCAACACAGTGACCATGTACAtgagcagaaacaggaagaacaggGGGAGCTGGAGCTCTGGCCGGTCTGTTAATCCTTTCAGGATGAACTCTGTCACAACTGAGCCATTTCCAGGAGCCATTCCTGTGTTTGTGAATCTGCGGGTAAAGCAAAAAGGGTTCCATGAGGGGACAACCAGGCTCTTCCAACAGCACCTTGTCTGCAGGTGTGAGGGACTTGCTGGAGTCTCTGAGAATAGCCATACCCAGACCTTCAGAAAGATCATTTATGAACACAACCACTTACCCTACAGAGTGGAGGACAGTGATGCCATGTGTCAACACGACTTCCAGCAAGAACAGGGCTGAAGGAGATGCAGGATGTCTGTGACAGCACTGTCCTTGTTTCCACATCCTTTCTCCTTCATTAGAGACTTCCCTCTGCAGTAAAACTCGAGGCTGAGACCTGTCTGTTGCTGGCCACAATGCACATTAGACTAGTGAGAAGGAAATCCAAATTTGGTTTCTAGAGCTAAACTAAGAAAGCGTCGTCCAGGAGAGTTCACTCACTGTCCTCTCACAGAACACACTGTACCTAAGAGGACAGAGGGTTCTGTCTGTGGGGAGGGAGCTAACACACACCCATGCTGCCGCCCCTGAGCCCACTAATGTCTCAGACAGCTGACTTCTGCTGGTTTCACTTGCATCATCATATTCTGCAAAATTATGGACGGCTGAGAAATACAGTCTTTTGTTTCTAGGCTGTATGTTCCATACCTCAGTGCTGCTTGCCTTGCAGTTTTCTTTGTTGCTGGATGAGTAATTTCAAGTTCTGTCTTTTTGACCCTGCTCACAATTTGACTCTCAGAGGGTGCAGTCCACACTTGATACTGGTATATCCTGGAATCATTTCTGAGCTAGCTGCAAATGAGAACCTAGGAACTGTCTTCAAATAGTCATGACTGCCAGAGAAAAATCTCTCTTCTTATTACCAAACTTATCACTTCTTAAAAACAGATGATTTATGTGTTTCAATATAATGTATTTCATCACAATCAGAGTAGAATCTTATGCCATCTTGTCCTCAGAGAACAGATAATGGTTCTCAGAGGAAGTAGGGAGGCAGTGTAGTATCCCAGGGTGTGATCAGTGTTTGGGTCCCAGGTCAGACAATATTTGACATAAGTTTTCCCTTCTCTCAAGAGAGCATCTCCCTCAGCGGGGCCAAAGTTAAAATCCCACCTCCTCCTGTCGAGATCTCTACAGGGAAATCTCGTGTTCCAGttcttgttctctttcttccTGCATCCTAAACACCCAGAGGATCTAGCCCAGAAtcactgatttatttattgggaatttttcaatttttgccTGAGTTCAGCCCTTGGAACTTCCCTCTGCAGCCATCTCCACAAGCAGGTCAATGGTTTAGATACTTTCTAAAGTGTTGACCTCTAAGACCTTCTCAATTGTCTACTTGGATGTTTGGCtcagtggaataattttattgtgTTTACTGATCTGAGatgtaaaataattattttctaaacTTGTGAAGGTCTTTCTAGCTGTGAGGGctaaaatgtgaaaagaaaaaacactaaaaaatgcCAAATGCAGAGAAAAATCTCATGTGTATCAGGATTGTTGTAAATATAATTGTTCCCATTTTTATAGCTttgtcaagcaaataaataaaaataacataaccaATAAAGCTGCTAGTCTCAATGAACCTTTATTATTGTAACAATCATAGTATACAAGTGAAAGGTATATTTTCATCTGATTATTATCTATAACATTACATTGCTTATGTTTCTGCAGAGCCACAGTTATTACTCTCACGTTGCTGAAATGTTATTTAATGGAGCGTTAGGACTTTGACTGTAATAGAGCTGACATCAGCTTAATCACCTCTGTGAAAACTTAGTCACATTTTACATTTGCAACCTGGTTGTGATTCCACAATAATATGAAACAATGTTGTCTCCTTAATAGAAAGTATATTTTGGATGAAACATATTTCATCTACATTCTGAGACTCATCAAGTGAAAGAAACGCGACCCACACTGTAGGCTGCCTCAACTCCTGACACAATAGGTAAGCTGTGGATGCATATTGAGACCCCATCCTGCCAGAGCGGGAAGTCTgccatgccagcattgcataggAGTGCCATTTCTGCTCCCAGGTGCCTCATTCCCAATGCAGCATCCAGGTAATGGCCAAAACAGAACACTCCAGAATCTGGTCCTGGTTGGGAATAGTAACAGACAAGGGAATATAAAGAAACTAGACATGTATTTAATCATTCCACAAAgtaaatacatctcaaaaaatTAGGATCTACACTTTAAATGACACTAATACTTGATAAAATGTTGAATACAacgttttaatttaaaaaacagtccCATGGCAcacctactaggtgggtgctgggttcatgagccccaggggtgggcgATTCCATGGGGTTGGGTTGCCTGTCCCAGTCCCTTGGGACTGCCTGCTAGTTGAATATCACTTTGTGAGACCTAGGGGCAGAGGATCCGgcaatgcttgggacacctggcccaggtactGGACTTGCCTGCAAAAACATGAGCTACTTACAGAAAAACGTTgaacagtggacacaggccctgttgtaaaagcaGAATATgacagcacatttggtgctgtagcagaagaacagaactaactggacaactacacCAAACAAATGATGAAAGCCAACATTCTAGGTGAATGGAGACAATGGACATTGAgaaggtgacatcatccttgcaTCAGAAATCCACAGCTTTACAGAACTTTCCAAACCACTTGGATAGAGTagtttcccctttgtttctcaccttccctcaggggaaaaaaaaacccaaatagccaatttggaagcaatgaattcacccattTTTCATTAAACCTTCCCACGCTGATCAACAATGTAATcattattgaaaaaataaaattaaagaacaaataatataaaaaaagataGTCCGTATCTCTAAAAAACAAGAAGGATGAGTAAAACTAATATTTAGTTAAATGCACAAGATCTCTCCAATGTAGACATATCACATTTGATCAAAAGTCTTTAGGATTTATA
The sequence above is a segment of the Ochotona princeps isolate mOchPri1 chromosome 4, mOchPri1.hap1, whole genome shotgun sequence genome. Coding sequences within it:
- the LOC101516869 gene encoding olfactory receptor 8B3-like is translated as MAPGNGSVVTEFILKGLTDRPELQLPLFFLFLLMYMVTVLGNLSLVTLIGLNSHLHTPMYFFLFNLSLVDLCYSSVFTPKMLMNFLSEKNIISYMACIVQFFFFMLLVISECYVLTSMAYDRYVAICKPLLYNVIMSPKVCWSLMLGSYLMAFSGAMAHTGCMLRLTFCDANTINHYFCDLLPVLQLSCTSTYVNELLVFILGAVNFTVPSLTIFISYSSVLSNILQVSSAKGRSKAFSTCSSHIIAVCLFFGSGAIMYFQPSSAETMAEKKISSVFYTNVVPMMNPLVYSLRNQDVKLALRKTLLRIKF